A single region of the Candidatus Bipolaricaulota bacterium genome encodes:
- a CDS encoding response regulator transcription factor, whose protein sequence is MKILIIEDEPGIVEVLSGFLAADGHEIIAADTGEAGLERFAADNPDLVLLDVMLPGIDGWEVLRRIREESDRPVILITALGRTDDRVKGLSLGADDFIGKPFAWEEVRARIGAVMRRYRPVPPPFEIHDEAKEVLVGGRTVQLSRKEYRLLSLLASAPGRVFSHKEIISRLWRPDAHATAQDVQKYIYLLRRKLEDDPSNPKLIITVRGFGYRLANPRR, encoded by the coding sequence ATGAAGATACTGATCATCGAGGACGAACCAGGGATCGTGGAGGTCCTCTCCGGGTTCCTCGCCGCGGATGGGCACGAGATCATCGCCGCCGACACCGGCGAGGCAGGGTTGGAGCGGTTCGCCGCTGACAACCCGGACTTGGTCCTGCTCGACGTCATGCTCCCCGGGATCGACGGGTGGGAGGTCCTCCGCCGGATCAGGGAGGAGAGCGACCGCCCTGTGATCCTGATCACCGCCCTCGGGCGCACGGACGATCGGGTCAAGGGCCTGTCGCTCGGAGCGGATGACTTCATCGGCAAACCGTTCGCCTGGGAGGAGGTCCGCGCCCGGATCGGCGCGGTGATGCGGCGCTACCGCCCCGTTCCCCCGCCGTTCGAGATCCACGACGAGGCGAAGGAGGTGCTGGTAGGGGGGCGAACGGTGCAACTCTCCCGCAAGGAGTACCGCCTCCTCTCCCTGTTGGCATCCGCGCCGGGGCGGGTGTTCTCCCACAAGGAGATCATCTCCCGGCTGTGGCGGCCCGATGCGCATGCCACCGCCCAGGACGTGCAGAAGTACATCTACCTCCTGCGCCGGAAGCTGGAGGACGATCCGTCCAACCCGAAGCTGATCATCACCGTGCGCGGGTTCGGCTACCGCCTCGCTAATCCCCGCCGGTGA
- a CDS encoding PKD domain-containing protein — protein MYQYIARPGPQREIVHVAWDFGDGTTCPGAPGGCGEGDPSAPVHVYTASGTYTVELVVIDDDGAIGAYRREIGVTGGD, from the coding sequence ATTTACCAATACATCGCACGACCCGGGCCCCAACGGGAGATCGTGCATGTAGCGTGGGACTTCGGCGACGGAACGACCTGCCCCGGAGCCCCGGGCGGCTGCGGGGAGGGTGACCCGTCCGCTCCGGTGCACGTCTACACGGCCTCCGGGACCTACACCGTCGAGCTTGTGGTGATCGATGACGACGGGGCCATCGGGGCCTACCGCCGGGAGATCGGCGTCACCGGCGGGGATTAG
- a CDS encoding PKD domain-containing protein, translated as MRAWTLFVGLVLLGAWFSLAGGAPVINEVGWGGRPDDPTGEWIELYNPDEQPIDLDGWRLYSSDGAPDISLHGTIAGNGYFLLERGSDAAVPGVKADQIYSGALRDSGEALYLVDPVGNIVDTANRERTGWPAGTNRLGSPPCATMERIDPTVPEDWATSQAPGGTPRARNSASNLPPQGEFTFSPSPAHPDEPVLFDATNAYDPNGTIISFAWDFGDGDTGAGQTASHTYREVGVYTVSLTMKDNAGAVTQVERTVPVVKPRTVLVDFSVLPPDGKRIMQSGDPITFSDESLVVEGSLLDWTWAFGDGATGRGQTASHTYSSGGVYVVTHTVIDDQGERAVQTRPIVIHGRYPSAAFKFTPSIPDAGAVVTFDATASFDPDGTDLNYEWDFTSDGMIDLVTSQPITTHTYPEAGDYTVTLVVADSDPDGTKRSLPTTLPLHVNAPPVASFKVSNFSPLETDSVAFSDCSTDPDGKITAWEWDFGDGSSSTEQNPSHSYQEAGSYAVSLTVTDDNGAQAQTAAKIVVKNHPPVAAIEVKGKDRVMTGEPIEFTAAGSHDVPETHKLSCYEWDFDGDGSYDVRTDFPTATHSYPDDGSYPVTVRVTDAAGASAVSPPVTITVLNRAPTAGFTWSPSSPTDAEAVQFSDSSTDPDGKVTGWRWDFGDGTSSTEQNPAHSYPDDGTYRVTLIVTDDDGTASAPITREITVVNAAPIARFDAPDAVAVGEPVQFTNTSHDPGPNGRSCM; from the coding sequence ATGCGCGCGTGGACGTTGTTCGTTGGATTGGTATTGCTGGGGGCCTGGTTCTCCCTCGCTGGTGGTGCCCCGGTGATAAACGAGGTCGGGTGGGGAGGAAGGCCGGATGATCCGACCGGGGAGTGGATCGAGCTCTACAATCCGGACGAACAGCCCATCGACCTCGACGGGTGGCGGCTCTATTCCTCCGACGGAGCTCCTGACATCAGCTTGCACGGAACAATCGCGGGAAACGGGTATTTCCTCCTCGAGCGGGGGAGCGACGCGGCGGTCCCGGGAGTGAAGGCTGACCAAATCTATTCCGGCGCCCTGCGCGACTCCGGGGAGGCGCTCTATTTGGTCGATCCGGTCGGAAACATCGTCGATACCGCCAACCGGGAACGGACCGGGTGGCCGGCGGGGACGAACCGGCTCGGATCCCCGCCGTGCGCGACGATGGAGCGAATCGACCCGACCGTCCCGGAGGATTGGGCCACCTCCCAGGCTCCGGGGGGAACGCCGCGGGCGAGGAACTCGGCCTCCAATCTGCCCCCGCAGGGGGAATTCACGTTTTCGCCGTCTCCTGCCCATCCGGACGAGCCGGTCCTGTTCGATGCTACCAATGCTTACGACCCGAATGGAACGATCATCTCATTCGCCTGGGACTTCGGTGACGGTGATACCGGAGCTGGACAGACTGCATCTCATACCTACCGCGAGGTCGGGGTATATACCGTCTCCCTCACCATGAAGGACAACGCCGGGGCGGTCACGCAGGTGGAAAGGACCGTGCCCGTGGTCAAGCCCCGCACAGTGCTCGTCGACTTCAGTGTGCTTCCTCCCGACGGGAAGCGGATCATGCAGAGCGGGGATCCGATAACCTTCTCCGACGAATCGTTGGTCGTGGAGGGGAGCCTGTTGGACTGGACGTGGGCGTTCGGGGACGGCGCGACGGGAAGAGGGCAGACCGCCTCTCACACCTACTCCAGCGGGGGAGTGTACGTGGTGACCCATACGGTGATCGACGACCAGGGGGAGAGGGCGGTACAGACAAGACCCATCGTCATCCACGGCCGCTACCCAAGCGCCGCGTTCAAGTTCACCCCGTCCATCCCGGACGCCGGCGCGGTCGTGACGTTCGACGCCACCGCGTCGTTCGACCCGGACGGGACCGACCTCAATTACGAGTGGGATTTCACAAGCGACGGGATGATCGACCTGGTGACCAGCCAGCCGATCACAACCCACACCTACCCCGAAGCCGGGGATTACACCGTTACCCTGGTGGTGGCTGATTCCGATCCCGATGGGACGAAACGGTCCCTCCCGACAACCCTTCCGCTCCATGTCAACGCCCCGCCGGTTGCATCGTTCAAGGTGTCGAATTTCTCCCCGCTTGAGACGGACTCGGTCGCGTTCTCCGACTGCTCCACCGATCCGGACGGGAAGATCACAGCGTGGGAATGGGACTTCGGGGATGGATCGAGCTCGACCGAGCAGAACCCGTCTCACAGCTACCAGGAGGCGGGGAGTTATGCCGTGTCCCTCACCGTGACCGACGACAACGGGGCACAAGCGCAGACCGCGGCGAAGATCGTGGTCAAGAACCATCCCCCCGTGGCCGCGATCGAGGTGAAAGGGAAGGATCGGGTCATGACCGGCGAGCCGATCGAATTCACCGCCGCAGGTTCCCACGATGTCCCGGAAACACACAAGCTATCCTGCTACGAATGGGACTTCGATGGGGACGGGAGTTACGACGTCCGGACCGATTTCCCGACCGCGACCCACTCCTACCCGGACGACGGCTCCTACCCGGTGACGGTGCGGGTGACGGACGCTGCCGGCGCGAGCGCGGTCTCTCCGCCGGTCACGATCACCGTGCTGAACCGGGCCCCGACCGCTGGGTTCACCTGGTCGCCCTCGTCCCCGACCGACGCAGAGGCGGTGCAATTCTCCGATTCATCGACCGATCCAGACGGGAAGGTGACCGGGTGGCGGTGGGACTTCGGCGATGGGACGTCCTCAACGGAACAGAACCCCGCCCACTCCTACCCGGACGACGGTACCTACCGCGTCACCCTGATCGTCACCGACGATGACGGGACCGCGTCCGCCCCGATCACGAGGGAGATAACCGTGGTGAACGCGGCTCCGATCGCCCGGTTCGATGCCCCTGACGCCGTCGCTGTCGGGGAACCGGTTCAATTTACCAATACATCGCACGACCCGGGCCCCAACGGGAGATCGTGCATGTAG
- a CDS encoding TlpA family protein disulfide reductase: MAQVSLVFSLITIVIATQFGLASMNDFPIVGAHAPEFALPDLAGNEFVFDGNSGKPMIINFWTTWCGVCVHELPLFEEFYERYGDQVSLLTVCSGTTPEEARQLVENDGLTFPVLYDDGRIVAGSYQPPRPRDKRRVIAFPFTVFVDGDGTVVYAKIGAFVDLDKLIGLLDDAGIEVIEPTSLPSRSPRVDRRGVQSTE; encoded by the coding sequence ATGGCGCAGGTATCGCTCGTTTTTTCGCTTATTACCATCGTTATCGCCACCCAGTTTGGATTGGCGTCGATGAACGATTTCCCGATCGTGGGCGCGCATGCACCGGAATTTGCCCTCCCTGATCTGGCCGGGAATGAGTTCGTCTTCGATGGGAATTCAGGAAAACCGATGATCATAAACTTCTGGACCACCTGGTGCGGGGTGTGCGTGCATGAGCTTCCTCTGTTTGAGGAGTTCTACGAGCGATACGGCGATCAGGTAAGTCTGCTCACCGTCTGTTCCGGGACCACCCCGGAGGAGGCACGCCAGTTGGTAGAGAACGACGGGCTCACTTTCCCCGTCCTATATGACGACGGGCGCATCGTCGCCGGATCTTACCAACCACCGCGGCCCCGCGATAAGCGGCGGGTGATCGCGTTCCCGTTTACGGTGTTCGTCGATGGTGACGGGACGGTGGTCTATGCCAAGATCGGCGCGTTCGTCGATCTGGATAAGCTAATCGGATTGCTGGACGATGCCGGGATAGAAGTGATCGAGCCGACTTCGCTCCCCTCTCGTTCCCCGCGCGTCGACCGCCGCGGGGTGCAATCGACTGAATGA
- a CDS encoding right-handed parallel beta-helix repeat-containing protein: MRKCVIAAGFIVLVGMFWSIGFGAGALVDHSPIVIEGDYQFTVENGVVSGSGTVDDPYVIEGWRIDAGYNDYGIRIHRTTRYFIIRNVEISGAGKAGISLSYVKNGVITDSHLTGNWIGISLNFSAHNKISSCTIESNGDGIHFYFSHDNQIIQCTVTKNDTAIWLDGSNGNDLIGNTISANYMGVYLDLGAEGNLIYSNAFIDNVHNAHSVAVNDWDYNGQGNYWSDYRGIDADENGIGDAPYVIRSKGDQDNYPLLNIP; the protein is encoded by the coding sequence ATGAGGAAGTGCGTTATTGCAGCTGGATTTATCGTCTTAGTCGGGATGTTTTGGTCCATCGGCTTCGGGGCTGGGGCCCTGGTCGATCATTCCCCGATCGTGATCGAGGGGGATTATCAGTTCACGGTGGAAAACGGGGTCGTCTCCGGGAGCGGGACGGTGGATGATCCGTACGTGATCGAAGGGTGGAGGATCGATGCCGGTTACAACGATTATGGGATCCGAATCCATCGCACCACCCGTTATTTCATAATTCGGAATGTGGAGATCAGCGGGGCAGGGAAGGCTGGAATCTCCTTGAGTTACGTAAAAAACGGGGTGATCACTGACAGCCATCTTACTGGAAACTGGATCGGGATCAGTCTTAACTTCTCCGCGCACAACAAGATCAGCTCCTGTACGATCGAGAGCAACGGCGACGGGATCCATTTCTACTTCTCACACGACAATCAAATCATCCAGTGCACCGTCACCAAGAACGACACCGCGATCTGGCTCGACGGGTCGAACGGGAACGACCTGATCGGAAACACCATCTCCGCCAACTACATGGGAGTGTACCTCGACCTGGGGGCCGAGGGGAACCTGATCTACAGCAATGCGTTCATCGACAACGTGCATAACGCCCACAGCGTAGCGGTGAACGACTGGGATTACAACGGCCAAGGGAACTACTGGTCCGACTACCGCGGGATCGATGCCGATGAAAACGGGATCGGTGATGCTCCCTACGTCATTCGAAGCAAGGGAGATCAGGACAACTACCCATTGCTGAACATCCCCTAA
- the mnmA gene encoding tRNA 2-thiouridine(34) synthase MnmA — MKERVLVLMSGGVDSTVAAFLLKSAGYEVEGLTFWLWSFPGAPDYHGKTKCCSLDSAALAAQELGIPHRTIDASDAFYEEVVRDFVARYRRGETPNPCGRCNRHLRFPLAFRYAHDHGFDLVATGHHARIVHGEDGSPELHRGIELEKDQSYFLYGLTARDLSRLRFPVGGMRKAEVIALARAHRLRAAQLPESQDLCFAVDGGFDFLFPDRDRAPGPIIDVNGRVLGEHNGLFRYTIGQRRGLGIASSAPLYVVGIDPERNALIVGPEEALYAPGLIANEANFISGIPPEDGAKLTAKIRYRSPPAACTFRLIAAGRFAVYFDEPQRAITPGQIVALYSGDHLLGGGTIEKAVFDRV, encoded by the coding sequence GTGAAGGAGAGGGTACTCGTGTTGATGAGCGGCGGTGTCGACAGCACCGTCGCCGCCTTCCTCCTCAAGTCAGCCGGTTACGAGGTCGAGGGGTTGACGTTCTGGCTCTGGTCGTTCCCCGGTGCCCCGGACTACCACGGTAAGACCAAGTGCTGCTCACTTGACTCGGCTGCGCTCGCGGCGCAGGAGCTCGGGATCCCGCACCGGACGATCGACGCGAGCGACGCGTTCTACGAGGAGGTCGTGCGTGATTTCGTCGCGCGCTATCGCCGCGGTGAGACCCCCAACCCGTGCGGCCGCTGCAACCGACACCTCCGCTTCCCCCTCGCGTTTCGCTACGCGCATGACCACGGGTTCGACCTCGTCGCCACCGGGCACCACGCGCGGATCGTGCACGGGGAAGACGGATCGCCGGAGCTCCACCGCGGGATCGAGCTGGAGAAGGATCAGTCTTACTTCCTCTACGGCCTGACCGCGCGTGACCTGAGCCGGCTCCGCTTCCCGGTCGGCGGAATGAGGAAAGCCGAGGTCATCGCGCTCGCGCGGGCCCACCGCCTCCGCGCCGCCCAGCTTCCCGAAAGCCAGGACCTGTGCTTCGCGGTGGACGGAGGGTTCGACTTCCTCTTCCCGGATCGGGACCGCGCCCCCGGCCCGATCATCGACGTTAACGGACGGGTTCTCGGCGAGCACAACGGGCTCTTTCGCTACACGATCGGCCAGCGCCGCGGACTCGGAATCGCTTCCTCCGCCCCGCTTTACGTCGTCGGGATCGATCCGGAAAGAAACGCGCTCATCGTCGGGCCGGAGGAGGCCCTGTACGCGCCCGGTCTGATCGCGAACGAGGCGAACTTCATCTCCGGCATCCCCCCGGAGGACGGGGCGAAGCTCACCGCCAAGATCCGCTACCGCTCCCCTCCCGCCGCGTGTACGTTCCGGCTGATCGCCGCGGGACGATTCGCCGTCTATTTCGATGAGCCGCAGCGGGCGATCACTCCCGGGCAGATCGTGGCGTTGTACAGCGGGGATCACCTCCTCGGCGGCGGGACGATCGAGAAAGCGGTTTTCGATCGGGTATAA